The following proteins are encoded in a genomic region of Trueperaceae bacterium:
- a CDS encoding aminotransferase class IV, which translates to MTSANRTYGVDLRALPAADAHVPLTDLTLRRAYGAFDFLRVERGVPTFADDHLARLERSADLLDLAPRPDPDAIRAHVRDVIDANVAAGAVDDVFGLQLYLTGGDPDDGFTPGTPRLLVLVVDLPPAPASAYDEGVALLTHRFERDLPEAKTTNYFTAVRHARTLRERGAADLLYHDGERVLEATRCNVFVSLDGETLLTPGAGVLPGVTRTHVLAALEGDVPAAHGEVPLDALADAHEVFLASTTKGVMPVTRIDDRPVGRGVPGDLTRRAMARFGAHRDAWVAAHADAWRPAATS; encoded by the coding sequence ATGACCTCCGCGAATCGTACCTACGGCGTGGACCTGCGCGCCCTCCCCGCCGCCGACGCCCACGTCCCCCTGACCGACCTGACCCTCCGCCGCGCCTACGGCGCCTTCGACTTCCTTCGCGTCGAACGGGGCGTCCCCACCTTCGCCGACGACCACCTCGCCCGCCTCGAGCGCAGCGCCGACCTCCTCGACCTCGCGCCGCGCCCGGACCCGGACGCGATCCGCGCCCACGTCCGCGACGTCATCGACGCCAACGTCGCGGCGGGCGCCGTCGACGACGTCTTCGGGCTGCAGCTCTACCTCACCGGCGGCGATCCCGACGACGGCTTCACGCCCGGCACCCCCCGCCTGCTGGTCCTCGTCGTCGACCTGCCCCCCGCCCCCGCGTCGGCGTACGACGAGGGCGTGGCGCTGCTCACGCACCGCTTCGAACGCGACCTCCCCGAAGCGAAGACCACGAACTACTTCACCGCCGTCCGCCACGCCCGCACCCTCCGCGAGCGCGGCGCCGCCGACCTCCTCTACCACGACGGCGAACGCGTCCTCGAAGCCACCCGCTGCAACGTGTTCGTCTCCCTCGACGGCGAAACCCTCCTCACGCCCGGGGCGGGCGTCCTGCCCGGCGTCACCCGCACGCACGTCCTCGCCGCCCTCGAGGGCGACGTGCCCGCCGCCCACGGCGAGGTGCCCCTCGACGCCCTCGCCGACGCCCACGAGGTGTTCCTCGCGAGCACCACCAAGGGCGTCATGCCGGTCACCCGCATCGACGACCGGCCGGTCGGCCGCGGCGTCCCGGGCGACCTGACGCGCCGCGCGATGGCGCGCTTCGGCGCGCACCGCGACGCGTGGGTCGCGGCGCACGCCGACGCCTGGCGTCCCGCGGCGACGTCGTGA
- a CDS encoding ABC transporter permease — MTALVRMEARKLVQLTSVRGAAVVLAAFPWLWAYAPGIFDVYGVAIVSGFQVPGLGLASAMTFLLPLIVAIVAAELVGVEVTHGTLPTVLLRPVTRSAWLAAKMAVVAAMPLAALAWFFAASLVAGAAYGFEAFVGGTGVGPGGLAGVGTLAPGAAWAELVGAYAWAAASLLPVALLAVFATVLTMNAASGALATLATLIVMDLLVILPGLEPYLLTRHLSAYVDPVAGPGWVAALIALYGAAFAAAAVLVFERKDF; from the coding sequence GTGACGGCGCTGGTGCGCATGGAGGCGCGCAAGCTCGTGCAGTTGACGAGCGTGCGGGGCGCCGCGGTCGTGCTGGCGGCGTTCCCCTGGTTGTGGGCGTACGCGCCGGGCATCTTCGACGTCTACGGCGTCGCGATCGTGTCGGGGTTCCAGGTGCCGGGCTTGGGGTTGGCGTCCGCCATGACGTTCCTGCTGCCGTTGATCGTGGCGATCGTCGCGGCGGAACTCGTCGGGGTGGAGGTGACGCACGGGACGCTGCCGACGGTGTTGCTGCGGCCGGTGACGCGGTCGGCGTGGTTGGCGGCGAAGATGGCGGTGGTGGCGGCGATGCCGCTCGCGGCGTTGGCGTGGTTCTTCGCCGCCTCCCTGGTGGCGGGCGCGGCGTACGGTTTCGAGGCGTTCGTCGGCGGGACCGGCGTCGGGCCGGGCGGCCTGGCGGGGGTCGGGACGCTCGCGCCCGGCGCGGCGTGGGCGGAGTTGGTGGGGGCGTACGCGTGGGCGGCGGCGTCGCTGCTGCCGGTCGCGTTGTTGGCGGTGTTCGCGACGGTCCTCACGATGAACGCGGCGAGCGGGGCGTTGGCGACGTTGGCGACGTTGATCGTGATGGACCTGCTGGTGATCCTGCCCGGGCTCGAGCCGTACCTGTTGACGCGGCACCTGTCGGCCTACGTCGACCCGGTGGCGGGCCCGGGGTGGGTGGCGGCGTTGATCGCGCTGTACGGCGCGGCGTTCGCCGCGGCGGCGGTCCTCGTGTTCGAACGGAAGGACTTCTGA
- a CDS encoding M3 family metallopeptidase — translation MNETGNPLLTPAGVPPFDAIRAEHVRPAVDAALADADAALDAIRRAEPPYRYDDLLGALDRLDQRLSRVTHAAAHLNAVRQDAAFREAWSGVLPDLAAFDARREADPDVYRVLRAYAASDEGRALDGERARYLDLTLDAMRRAGAAADADVRARVEAIRAELADLAQRFQNHLLDGVNAYAHDVTDPARLAGLPDGVVRRAAAAAEAAGVEGWRFTLQPPSLGPVLQHAEDRALRRTLYDAAQARGTGEGRDNRPLVGRILALRRELAHALGYAHFADLQLADRMAGDGATAQAFEADLWRRVEPHLRDEVDELAHAATERWGYDRLEPWDVAFLQERLRQERFDLDPEALRPYFALDRVLDAAFDLAHALYGLTVRPGDARHAWHDDVRAFDAVDEDGVHRGTFFVDPFPRDDKRGGAWMMPLVTGGPRPDGGFDPHVAAIAANLTPGDATTPSLLTHREAETVFHEVGHLLHHLLGHVETRSLSGIRVAWDFVELPSQLLENWLYDDAALARIARHADTGAPLPPEVRANLRAARTFGGAWQMARQLSLGTVDLALHVAYDPATDGDPVAWGRTVMAPFQIRPDAGNEGLLPAFQHVFAGGYAAGYYSYLWSEMLDADVFTRFEAAGPFDAATGRAFRDAVLAPGATRPPDALVRAFLGRDPDATAMLRRALGPDRLGDAA, via the coding sequence GTGAACGAGACCGGCAACCCGCTCCTCACCCCCGCGGGCGTGCCCCCGTTCGACGCGATCCGCGCCGAGCACGTCCGGCCCGCCGTCGACGCCGCCCTCGCCGACGCCGACGCCGCCCTCGACGCCATCCGTCGCGCCGAGCCGCCCTACCGCTACGACGACCTGCTCGGCGCGCTCGACCGCCTCGACCAGCGCCTCTCGCGCGTCACGCACGCCGCGGCGCACCTGAACGCCGTCCGTCAGGACGCCGCCTTCCGCGAGGCGTGGAGCGGCGTCCTGCCCGACCTCGCCGCCTTCGACGCCCGCCGCGAGGCCGATCCCGACGTCTACCGCGTCCTGCGCGCCTACGCCGCCAGCGACGAGGGGCGCGCCCTCGACGGGGAACGCGCCCGCTACCTCGACCTCACCCTCGACGCCATGCGCCGCGCCGGCGCCGCCGCCGACGCCGACGTCCGCGCGCGGGTCGAAGCGATCCGCGCCGAGCTGGCCGACCTCGCGCAACGCTTCCAGAACCACCTGCTCGACGGCGTCAACGCCTACGCCCACGACGTCACCGACCCCGCCCGCCTCGCCGGGCTCCCCGACGGCGTCGTGCGTCGCGCCGCCGCCGCCGCGGAGGCCGCCGGCGTAGAGGGCTGGCGCTTCACGCTGCAGCCCCCCTCCCTCGGTCCGGTCCTCCAGCACGCCGAGGACCGCGCCCTCCGCCGCACCCTCTACGACGCCGCGCAAGCCCGCGGGACGGGGGAGGGGCGCGACAACCGCCCCCTCGTCGGCCGCATCCTCGCGCTCCGCCGCGAGCTGGCCCACGCGCTCGGGTACGCCCACTTCGCCGACCTGCAGCTCGCCGACCGCATGGCCGGCGACGGCGCCACCGCGCAGGCGTTCGAAGCGGACCTGTGGCGGCGGGTCGAGCCGCACCTCCGCGACGAGGTGGACGAACTCGCGCACGCCGCGACCGAGCGGTGGGGGTACGACCGACTCGAGCCGTGGGACGTCGCCTTCCTGCAGGAACGCCTCCGCCAGGAACGCTTCGACCTCGACCCCGAGGCGTTGCGGCCCTACTTCGCGCTCGACCGCGTCCTCGACGCCGCCTTCGACCTCGCGCACGCCCTGTACGGCCTCACCGTCCGGCCGGGCGACGCGCGCCACGCCTGGCACGACGACGTCCGCGCGTTCGACGCCGTCGACGAGGACGGCGTCCACCGCGGGACCTTCTTCGTCGATCCGTTCCCCCGCGACGACAAGCGTGGCGGCGCCTGGATGATGCCGCTCGTCACCGGCGGCCCCCGCCCCGACGGCGGGTTCGACCCGCACGTCGCGGCGATCGCCGCCAACCTCACGCCGGGCGACGCGACGACCCCGTCTTTGCTCACGCACCGCGAAGCGGAAACCGTGTTCCACGAGGTCGGGCACCTCCTGCACCACCTCCTCGGGCACGTCGAGACCCGCTCGCTGTCCGGCATCCGCGTCGCGTGGGACTTCGTCGAGCTCCCCAGCCAACTCCTGGAGAACTGGCTGTACGACGACGCCGCTCTCGCGCGCATCGCCCGCCACGCCGACACCGGCGCCCCGCTGCCCCCCGAGGTGCGCGCGAACCTCCGCGCCGCCCGGACGTTCGGTGGCGCCTGGCAGATGGCGCGCCAGCTCTCGCTCGGGACCGTCGACCTGGCGCTGCACGTCGCGTACGACCCCGCCACCGACGGCGACCCGGTCGCGTGGGGGCGGACGGTGATGGCGCCCTTCCAGATCCGCCCCGACGCCGGCAACGAAGGGCTCCTCCCCGCCTTCCAGCACGTCTTCGCCGGCGGGTACGCCGCCGGCTACTACAGCTACCTGTGGAGCGAGATGCTCGACGCGGACGTCTTCACGCGCTTCGAGGCGGCCGGACCGTTCGACGCCGCCACCGGCCGCGCGTTCCGCGACGCCGTCCTCGCGCCCGGCGCGACCCGGCCCCCCGACGCCCTGGTCCGCGCCTTCCTCGGTCGCGAT
- a CDS encoding SPOR domain-containing protein: MRRATRGAAWRRALATVAASAATAVLGGAAAQEALAPYTVQVAALSDPEAAIEVSGDLLRDGFPSYVVRAEGAAGAVYRVRVAAFGDRATADRYARALGERVGGAPRPALAEAIPAGILPLAPARMARVPLDATATLLAWGDGVAVRYGADDAVGRYDLPATGASFEAYRAAPVEGGGRVVWATYPLDGTASEGDAPDVREALFRQRLRLLADALGVDPGVMEADAVLGEVGDRRLRVWSRVPPGAERGEVAGVLRRDAPFDARDADAWFGAAPPAPARPVVRMVDGDVSVVTSPADASPTDASPTDASPTDARSLDGVTGDGWRAEADGAWTRLVVGDTTWRALVGAPVEGVRDVLVVRAEGALEVVRLRPR, from the coding sequence ATGCGGCGCGCGACCCGCGGCGCCGCGTGGCGCCGGGCGCTGGCCACCGTCGCGGCGTCCGCCGCGACGGCGGTGCTGGGGGGCGCCGCGGCGCAGGAGGCGCTCGCGCCGTACACGGTGCAGGTCGCGGCGCTCAGCGATCCGGAGGCGGCGATCGAGGTCTCCGGCGACCTGTTGCGCGACGGCTTCCCGAGCTACGTGGTGCGGGCCGAGGGGGCGGCGGGCGCGGTGTACCGCGTGCGGGTCGCGGCGTTCGGGGACCGCGCGACGGCGGACCGCTACGCGCGGGCGTTGGGGGAGCGCGTCGGGGGGGCGCCGCGCCCGGCGTTGGCCGAGGCGATCCCCGCCGGCATCCTGCCGCTGGCGCCGGCGCGGATGGCGCGCGTCCCGCTCGACGCGACGGCGACCCTGCTGGCGTGGGGGGACGGGGTCGCGGTGCGGTACGGCGCCGACGACGCCGTCGGTCGGTACGACCTGCCGGCGACCGGTGCGTCGTTCGAGGCGTACCGTGCGGCGCCGGTCGAGGGGGGCGGCCGGGTGGTGTGGGCGACCTACCCGCTGGACGGGACGGCGTCGGAGGGGGACGCGCCCGACGTGCGGGAGGCGCTGTTCCGGCAGCGGTTGCGGTTGCTGGCCGACGCGCTGGGGGTCGACCCCGGCGTGATGGAGGCGGACGCGGTCCTCGGAGAGGTCGGCGACCGGCGGCTGCGGGTGTGGTCGCGGGTGCCGCCCGGCGCGGAGCGCGGGGAGGTGGCGGGCGTCCTACGGCGCGACGCGCCGTTCGACGCGCGCGACGCCGACGCCTGGTTCGGCGCCGCGCCGCCCGCGCCGGCGCGCCCCGTGGTGCGGATGGTGGACGGCGACGTGAGCGTCGTGACGTCCCCGGCCGACGCGAGCCCGACCGATGCGAGCCCGACCGATGCGAGCCCGACCGATGCACGGTCGCTCGACGGGGTGACGGGCGACGGGTGGCGGGCGGAGGCGGACGGGGCGTGGACGCGGTTGGTGGTGGGGGACACGACGTGGCGCGCCCTGGTGGGCGCGCCGGTCGAGGGGGTCCGGGACGTGCTGGTGGTGCGCGCCGAGGGCGCGCTCGAGGTGGTGCGGTTGCGGCCGCGCTGA
- the trxB gene encoding thioredoxin-disulfide reductase, giving the protein MARKTISTDVVIIGGGPAGLTAGIYAGRGQLDTIILEKGLPGGQIAQTEEVENYPGFDEAVTGPELSQRMVRQAEKFGARILMEEVEGVSGNADDGFVVRGYEADYRARSVILATGANPKRLGVPGEDEFYGRGVSTCATCDGFFYRDKRVVVVGGGDAALEEGTFLTKFASEVVVVHRRDELRAHKSAQERAFANDKMTFVWNTVVEEVLGEDGMVTGVKTRDVVTGREDVLQADGVFVYIGHEPNTGFLDGFVELQDSGYAKVRDEIFTNVEGVFAAGDIADEVYRQLGTSVGAGTRAAMTAERWLAEREPLAPLEGETAAAGAGDAPVGVSAATPLSVG; this is encoded by the coding sequence ATGGCACGCAAGACGATCTCGACCGACGTCGTCATCATCGGCGGCGGCCCCGCCGGCCTGACCGCCGGCATCTACGCCGGCCGCGGCCAGCTCGACACGATCATCCTGGAGAAGGGCCTGCCCGGGGGGCAGATCGCCCAGACCGAGGAGGTCGAGAACTACCCCGGCTTCGACGAGGCGGTCACCGGCCCCGAACTGTCGCAACGCATGGTGCGGCAGGCGGAGAAGTTCGGCGCGCGCATCCTCATGGAGGAGGTCGAGGGCGTGAGCGGGAACGCCGACGACGGGTTCGTGGTCCGCGGCTACGAGGCGGACTACCGGGCCCGAAGCGTGATCCTCGCGACCGGCGCGAACCCGAAACGGCTCGGGGTGCCCGGGGAGGACGAGTTCTACGGGCGGGGCGTCAGCACCTGCGCGACGTGCGACGGCTTCTTCTACCGCGACAAGCGCGTCGTGGTCGTGGGCGGCGGGGACGCCGCCCTGGAGGAGGGCACCTTCCTCACGAAGTTCGCGAGCGAGGTCGTCGTCGTGCACCGCCGCGATGAACTCCGCGCCCACAAGAGCGCGCAGGAACGCGCCTTCGCGAACGACAAGATGACGTTCGTCTGGAACACCGTCGTCGAGGAGGTCCTCGGCGAGGACGGCATGGTCACCGGCGTCAAGACCCGCGACGTCGTGACCGGCCGCGAGGACGTCCTGCAGGCGGACGGCGTCTTCGTCTACATCGGGCACGAACCCAACACCGGCTTCCTCGACGGCTTCGTCGAGCTGCAGGACAGCGGCTACGCGAAGGTCCGCGACGAGATCTTCACGAACGTCGAGGGCGTCTTCGCCGCCGGCGACATCGCCGACGAGGTCTACCGGCAGCTCGGCACGAGCGTCGGGGCCGGCACCCGCGCGGCGATGACCGCGGAACGCTGGCTCGCCGAACGCGAACCGCTCGCCCCCCTCGAGGGCGAGACCGCGGCCGCCGGCGCCGGCGACGCCCCGGTCGGCGTGTCCGCCGCGACGCCGCTCAGCGTCGGCTGA